One genomic segment of Candidatus Polarisedimenticolia bacterium includes these proteins:
- a CDS encoding TetR/AcrR family transcriptional regulator produces the protein MNEVKARISQAAQELFLSEGVDGVSMRKIADRVGVTATALYRHFRDKEEIFGEIMNAGLTILSEYLSPALKGEDPYRRLTGLIDAYLRFALEQPRYFDLAFLVPGAMAGISEELERRNRATFKLAVEQVARCMEAGIFRRSDPIGTAIYLWSTAHGLVMLQRTNRLGGDAAQFRKLYRSVIGRALDGLRESPRAKARGPAAIRAAKRRREGA, from the coding sequence ATGAACGAGGTCAAGGCCCGGATTTCGCAGGCGGCGCAGGAGCTTTTCCTCAGCGAAGGGGTCGACGGCGTGTCGATGCGGAAGATCGCCGACCGCGTCGGGGTCACCGCCACGGCGCTCTACCGCCATTTCCGCGACAAGGAGGAGATCTTCGGCGAGATCATGAACGCCGGCCTGACGATCCTGTCGGAGTATCTGAGTCCGGCGCTGAAGGGCGAGGACCCCTACCGCCGGCTGACGGGCTTGATCGACGCCTATCTGCGCTTCGCCCTGGAGCAGCCGCGGTATTTCGACCTGGCCTTCCTCGTCCCGGGAGCCATGGCCGGGATCTCCGAGGAGCTGGAGCGGCGCAATCGCGCCACCTTCAAGCTCGCGGTGGAGCAAGTCGCGCGATGCATGGAAGCGGGAATCTTCCGGCGGAGCGATCCGATCGGGACGGCGATCTATCTTTGGTCCACGGCGCACGGCCTGGTCATGCTTCAGAGGACGAACCGGCTCGGAGGCGACGCGGCGCAGTTTCGCAAGCTCTACCGCTCGGTGATCGGACGCGCGCTCGACGGGCTCCGGGAGAGTCCCCGTGCGAAGGCGCGGGGACCGGCGGCGATCAGGGCTGCGAAGCGGCGTCGAGAAGGGGCTTGA
- the grxD gene encoding Grx4 family monothiol glutaredoxin, protein MPDPILDEIQKVIRENKVAVFMKGTPDMPRCGFSAGVVDILRKHRVPFAAVDILPDPRYRQVLSAYSSWPTIPQVFVDGKLIGGCDIVREMDAKGELKPLLDAASQP, encoded by the coding sequence ATGCCCGATCCGATTCTCGACGAAATTCAGAAGGTCATCCGAGAGAACAAGGTCGCCGTTTTCATGAAGGGAACGCCCGACATGCCCCGCTGCGGCTTCTCGGCTGGCGTGGTGGACATCCTCCGGAAGCACCGCGTCCCCTTCGCCGCCGTGGACATCCTTCCGGATCCGCGGTACCGCCAAGTCCTGTCGGCCTATTCGAGCTGGCCCACGATCCCCCAGGTGTTCGTCGACGGCAAGCTCATCGGCGGGTGCGACATCGTGCGCGAGATGGACGCCAAGGGGGAGCTCAAGCCCCTTCTCGACGCCGCTTCGCAGCCCTGA
- a CDS encoding BolA/IbaG family iron-sulfur metabolism protein, translated as MPTPAEVETLIAGALPGARIEVRDTTGTGDHFLAIVVAEQFRGKTLVEQHQMVYAPLRDLMATNEIHALSLKTSAPEP; from the coding sequence ATGCCGACGCCCGCGGAAGTCGAGACGCTCATCGCCGGCGCGCTTCCGGGCGCCCGGATCGAGGTTCGGGACACGACCGGGACCGGGGATCACTTCCTAGCGATCGTCGTGGCCGAGCAGTTCCGCGGGAAGACCCTGGTCGAGCAGCACCAGATGGTTTACGCTCCGCTGCGGGATCTCATGGCCACCAACGAGATCCACGCCCTATCCCTGAAAACCAGCGCTCCGGAGCCGTGA
- a CDS encoding zinc ribbon domain-containing protein, with product MSEDTQRWSVCPIEDCEYAQEYDPDAAAFCPDCGMELISECPSCKKPVMSADQISCSDCGTGFKE from the coding sequence ATGTCCGAAGACACTCAGCGCTGGTCCGTCTGTCCCATCGAAGACTGCGAGTACGCTCAGGAATACGATCCCGACGCCGCCGCCTTCTGTCCCGACTGCGGGATGGAGCTGATCTCCGAGTGCCCTTCCTGCAAGAAGCCGGTCATGTCGGCGGATCAGATTTCCTGCAGCGATTGCGGGACGGGCTTCAAGGAATAG
- a CDS encoding Glu/Leu/Phe/Val dehydrogenase, with amino-acid sequence MASETLNAFEIAQKQFDTAADHLNLDAGLRMVLKTPKRQLTVAIPTKMDDGTLRVFEGHRVQHNIARGPAKGGIRYHPDVSLDEVKALASWMTWKCATVNIPFGGGKGGVVCNPKEMSLGELERMTRRYTSEISVIIGPEQDIPAPDVYTTPQTMAWIMDTYSMTKGYSCLGVVTGKPLSVGGSEGRNEATARGCQFTIREACKILKLNLKGSRVAVQGAGNAGSIVARLLHEDGAKIVAMSDSRGGIRNTSGIDPTKALAHKEKTGSVTSYPEADNITNAQVLETECDVLVPAALENQITLQNASKIKTKILAEAANGPTTPGADEILFKNGVFLIPDILANAGGVTVSYFEWVQGLYSFFWDENEVNRHLERKMTQAFKEVHSVAERYGVHMRTAAYILAVGRVAEATRVRGIYP; translated from the coding sequence ATGGCCAGTGAAACTCTGAATGCGTTCGAAATCGCCCAGAAGCAGTTCGACACCGCCGCCGATCACCTCAACCTCGATGCGGGCCTGCGCATGGTGCTCAAGACTCCGAAGCGCCAGCTGACGGTTGCCATTCCGACGAAAATGGACGACGGCACCCTGCGAGTCTTCGAAGGGCACCGGGTCCAGCACAACATCGCCCGGGGTCCCGCGAAAGGCGGCATCCGTTACCATCCCGACGTCAGCCTCGACGAGGTCAAGGCGCTGGCCTCCTGGATGACCTGGAAGTGCGCCACCGTGAATATTCCCTTCGGCGGCGGCAAAGGAGGGGTCGTCTGCAATCCCAAGGAGATGTCCCTCGGCGAGCTGGAGAGAATGACCCGCCGGTACACCTCCGAAATCAGCGTCATCATCGGCCCGGAACAGGACATTCCGGCGCCCGACGTTTATACGACTCCGCAGACGATGGCCTGGATCATGGACACTTACAGCATGACGAAGGGGTACTCCTGCCTCGGCGTCGTCACCGGCAAGCCCCTTTCGGTCGGGGGATCCGAAGGCCGCAACGAGGCGACCGCCCGCGGCTGCCAGTTCACGATTCGCGAGGCCTGCAAGATCCTGAAATTGAACCTCAAGGGATCGCGCGTGGCGGTCCAGGGGGCGGGTAACGCCGGAAGCATCGTGGCGCGGCTCCTGCACGAGGACGGAGCCAAAATCGTCGCGATGTCCGACTCCCGGGGCGGAATCCGCAACACCTCCGGCATCGACCCGACGAAGGCTCTCGCTCACAAGGAAAAGACGGGATCCGTCACGAGCTATCCGGAGGCGGACAACATCACCAACGCCCAGGTGCTCGAGACCGAGTGCGACGTGCTCGTCCCGGCGGCCCTCGAGAACCAGATCACGCTCCAGAACGCGTCCAAGATCAAGACGAAAATCCTGGCCGAGGCGGCCAACGGGCCGACGACGCCGGGCGCCGACGAGATCCTCTTCAAGAACGGCGTGTTCCTGATCCCCGACATCCTGGCGAACGCCGGGGGCGTCACCGTCTCCTACTTCGAGTGGGTCCAGGGCCTCTATTCGTTCTTCTGGGACGAGAACGAGGTCAACCGCCACCTCGAGCGGAAGATGACGCAGGCCTTCAAGGAGGTCCACTCGGTGGCGGAGCGGTACGGCGTCCACATGAGGACCGCCGCCTACATCCTCGCCGTGGGCCGGGTGGCGGAGGCGACCCGGGTCCGGGGCATCTACCCGTAA
- a CDS encoding redox-sensing transcriptional repressor Rex: MRRKRERGAEVSDLVTQRLSLYLRCLEELQRQKVVTISSQTLADQFRLSSAQIRKDLANFGGFGVRGVGYSVQELKGRLTRILGLDRDLKVVIVGAGNLGMALGDYAGFNREGFRIVALFDTAPDKIGGACRNGAPILPVSQIREVAQREGVQIAVLAVPAPAAQSAADAVAGAGIPAILNFAPAQVRVPPATSLRNVDLKIQLESLAFRLASSHRAPTRRRAQG, from the coding sequence ATGAGGCGCAAACGAGAGCGCGGGGCGGAAGTTTCCGATCTCGTCACGCAGCGTCTGTCGCTCTACCTGCGCTGCCTGGAGGAGCTGCAGCGCCAGAAGGTGGTCACGATCTCCTCCCAAACCCTCGCCGATCAGTTCCGGCTCAGCTCGGCGCAGATTCGCAAGGACCTGGCGAATTTCGGCGGATTCGGGGTGCGCGGCGTCGGTTATTCCGTCCAGGAGCTGAAAGGCCGGCTCACCCGGATTCTCGGCCTCGACCGTGACTTGAAGGTCGTCATCGTGGGGGCGGGAAACCTGGGCATGGCCCTCGGCGACTACGCCGGATTCAACCGCGAGGGCTTTCGGATCGTCGCCCTCTTCGACACGGCGCCGGACAAGATCGGAGGAGCCTGCCGGAACGGGGCTCCCATCCTGCCGGTCTCGCAGATTCGCGAGGTCGCGCAGCGCGAAGGGGTGCAAATCGCGGTCCTCGCGGTCCCCGCCCCCGCGGCCCAGTCGGCGGCGGACGCCGTGGCGGGCGCCGGAATCCCCGCCATCCTCAACTTCGCCCCCGCCCAGGTCCGCGTGCCCCCCGCGACCAGCCTCCGCAACGTCGATCTGAAAATTCAGCTGGAAAGCCTCGCCTTCCGTCTCGCCTCGTCCCATCGCGCCCCCACCCGCCGGCGGGCCCAGGGTTAA